CAACCAGCCGGTGAGCCAGTGGTGATGGTCGTTGTACAGAACTTCGACGGTGGTGGACGGTGGCAACGTGATCACTCCATCGGCATTGGCATGCTTTAGAGAACAAGAATTGTTCGCATTGTAGGGCCGCAAACACGGTTCGGCAATCGACCCGAGCAGGTGATTCATCCGTTCTCTTTTGCTTATGAGAATATTTATCATTAATATTGCGCGCTGATGAACTTGGCGCCTGCCGCATGAAAAGCAAAACCTCACTGCCCGCCTCTTATCGCCTCGCGGTCACTTCGCGCGTACTGGCGGCTGTGCTCGGCGGTTATCTGATGGCCTCCCTGGCCGCTATCTGCCTCGCGCTGTGGTTGCCGACGGCGCGCGCCGACGCGGTGATCGTCGGCATGATGAGCTCATTCGTGTTCTACCTGCTGGCGGTGCTCTGGTGTTTCGCCTGCCGCACCGCGTGGCGCGCCTGGGCGGGGGTGATGCTGCCGAGCGCGCTGCTCGCCACCCTGGCGGGCATTGGGTTCTGGGTGGTGCGCACATGAAAGAGGGTTTTCGCCAAGCCATGGCCTGGCTGCACACCTGGGCCGGGTTGATCTTCGGCTGGCTGCTGTTTGCGATTTTCCTGACCGGCACCCTGGCCTATTTCAAAGACGAAATTACCCACTGGATGCAGCCCGAAGTCCAGGCCCATCCGGTGGACGACGCACGCAGCCTCGCCGTAGCGCAAAGCTATCTGCAGCAACAGGCGCCCACGGCCGCGCGCTGGTTCATTACCTTACCCACCAATCGCGACCCCGGGCTGTCGGTGATGTGGCAAGACAAGGTCGACCCCGGCAAGCGCGGCAATTTCATCCAGAAAGTCCTCGACCCGGTCAGCGGCCAGGCTGTCCAGGCCCGCGAAAGCATGGGCGGTGAATTCTTTTACCGCTTCCACTTCCAACTGCAGATGCCTTACCCATGGGGCCGCTGGCTGTCGACCCTCGCGGCCATGGTGATGTTCGTCGCGCTGATCACCGGCATTATTACCCACAAGAAAATCTTCAAGGACTTCTTCACCTTCCGCCCGCGTAAAGGCCAGCGTTCCTGGCTGG
This genomic stretch from Pseudomonas orientalis harbors:
- a CDS encoding DUF3649 domain-containing protein gives rise to the protein MKSKTSLPASYRLAVTSRVLAAVLGGYLMASLAAICLALWLPTARADAVIVGMMSSFVFYLLAVLWCFACRTAWRAWAGVMLPSALLATLAGIGFWVVRT